From the genome of Tachysurus fulvidraco isolate hzauxx_2018 chromosome 14, HZAU_PFXX_2.0, whole genome shotgun sequence:
CTTATTAAGGTGCTTGTGTCATCCATCTGTAGATACTAAGACTGgcatgcaataaataaaaggtttagGATAAATATGTGAAGAATGGGCTTATACAACATATATCAGTCAAACCAAAAAGCATGATGAAAAGCAATCAATGTCTGCTTGCTGATGTTACCATGTTGCCCCTGGCCTGGCCTGGCATGGCCTGGCATGCATATTTGTATAAGATGAGGTGTATTTGGTTGAAAGCAGACTGCTCGGTTCATTTCTCACACAAaattgtgcatgtttgtgtgcacaACACAAAATTCTTTTCAGGTTGCCATGGAGTCATTTGGCACGAAGGAGTTCTTGTGGTTTCTTGCTGAGGGTTGTGTTGTGCCTACTGCTTGGCAAGGTCTGGAACAGGTGTGGCAGCTGATTCTTGTTTGCTGCCTCTGCCGCATCATCTGCAGACTGGGTGAgttatatttgcatttattaattttggaGACACTTTTACCCAGAATAAGCAATTAAGGGGTGACAGCATTGCTCACAGGCAAAACAATGGGTTTCTGGCAATCTTTAAACTCATAATCTTCTGATTACTAATTAAGAAAATTTACCACCATTCCACCACTGCCATATGGCCTTGAATAGACTGACAATTtgcctgttattttttttattttatctttttcaaAATACTGATTAGAACATGTACCTTAATTGCATGCACAACCATTACTATTATAGTTGCCCTAACAATATCCTGTGTTTCTCAGTGGAGTCAGTCCTCTATTATCCCAGTAAGCTCGCTTTTGACATCACTCGTCTCCTAAGCAAACTAAAATTCCCTCCAGATTCTAAAAGTTTCATTTAcataatatctaaataaatgCCAATGGCCTGTAAGTTAACAAGTGTTATTTACaagctgatttacatttactacAATACTTTATAAAAGGTAAAGTGAGCTGAAAAATGACAAGTGGTGACTAAACTTGAAAGAACACTCTCTGCTATGTTCACACATGCAGCCACTCGCCCTGAAAAAAAGTGATAGgatatcattcattttctatgagACCTGGCGACTTCTGGCCACATGAGAGACAACGACCCTTGGTGTCTCCTGCAACCTGACAAAGTAGAGAAAACCTTTTATAAATATGGAGTAAATACAGTAGAGCACATACAGTAGCAAAATAGTGCACATTGCTTCTCCTTCATTTCATATGATATGATGCTAGTTGCACCACTCACCGATAaacgttattactatggcaaccagtagtaagAACTGGCGACTTGCAGCAATTTTGTGTGAAAGTAGCTTAAGTGTGTCTTGTAATAaacctaataaaaataatgcagctcagccattGCAGTACATAGGCTACCACAGGCCTTGTATATATGACGCTATTACGTTTGGCTTTATTTTTGGTCTTATTTAATTTATGGATTTCTTTTGAATTGCTTTTATTCAAGTCATCAACTCGGAATAATGGTGGTTTTCCAAAATTATTCATTCTCTTTGTATGTCAATAAATAAAGCTATTTTAAACTTAAAGATTTAATCCATATAATCCATAAATGCCAGTTGAGATTTTTATTAGTGAGTCGTCTTATATGTAAATTTGAAAAAGCGCACTTGTAGTATGCACgtttttttctgataaactggaTATTCTTGAGTACCACTGCGCCTATGAAACATGTTTGATTTACTCTGATTGTATTGTTCTGCAGGTATTTCAGTACATGTCAAGCATCTGAGTTCATTGGCAGGGGGCCTTTATGTGCTCTATGTGTTCTTTGAGCTAAACACGATATGGGTGATCACACTCAGCCTCGTCTGCTacctcatcctcttcctctgccGAAGGTCCAGCAACCGTGGAGTATTTCTTTCTTTGGCTATACTCATCTATATGCTCATGGGGTATGTGCTAATTTAGAAAGCTTTATTCCTAATTTAGAGTGAAATGTTTactaattacatttaaaaatgactttctcTTAATCATAGAGAACTTCATATGATAGATGCCGAGACTTGGCATAAGATGAGAGGTAAGTAATACTTGCACCTGTTGGAGTACTGTAATTTAATCAGTTCATGTAATTGGTCTGATATTAGACAaaagattttttccccttttgttATATGAACCCAGGCTCCCAGATGGTGGTGGCCATGAAAGCCATTTCTCTGGCTTTTGACCTTGACAGAGGGGCAGTGTCTTCCTTTCCTACATTGCTGGACTTCCTCGGGTACATATGCTTTGTGGGAACAGTCATTTTTGGCCCATGGATTAGCTTCAGCAGTTACAGAGATGCTTTGGATGGCCGTAAAATGGTAATCCCGTCCGCACTCAGTTACTCTTGCATGAATGATTTGCTAATCTAGGAATGTGTGATTATGGATATTTGGCATTAATCTGATTTTTaaattctgatttttttcagaattttgcCTGGTTTGCAAAAATCGCTCTGTGCTTTATAAAAAGTCAGGTTTGCCTCGTCATCTCGACCTGCATCGCTCCATATCTCTTCCCTTACTTCATTCCCATATATGTCGATGGACTACCTCACAGGTCAGTCAGGTAAAAGCACTGGCTGAAGATATTAAAGAACAGCTGgctaaagaaatgtttttgtcattagATGGCTTCATGCATACGAGAATGCGGTGTCCTTCCACTTCAGTAACTACTTTGTTAGCTATCTGAGTGAAGCAACCATGGTTATGGCTGGTGCTGGATTTTCTGAGCATAAAGACAACGTCAAATGGTAAGTGAAACCTTTCTCACTTTCAGTCATTTTACAACATCAAGTGACTCACTGTGGTCTGTCACTAAACCACTAACAGCAGTGAAATTGCCTGAAATATTACCTATTATTACCTAAATTATTTGTGATGTATTTACAGTGATGTATAactggggtaaaaaaaaaaacactta
Proteins encoded in this window:
- the porcnl gene encoding porcupine O-acyltransferase like: MESFGTKEFLWFLAEGCVVPTAWQGLEQVWQLILVCCLCRIICRLGISVHVKHLSSLAGGLYVLYVFFELNTIWVITLSLVCYLILFLCRRSSNRGVFLSLAILIYMLMGELHMIDAETWHKMRGSQMVVAMKAISLAFDLDRGAVSSFPTLLDFLGYICFVGTVIFGPWISFSSYRDALDGRKMNFAWFAKIALCFIKSQVCLVISTCIAPYLFPYFIPIYVDGLPHRWLHAYENAVSFHFSNYFVSYLSEATMVMAGAGFSEHKDNVKWDITVAKPLNVELPRSMVEVVTSWNLPMSRWLNKYIFKSALKLGTFPAILVTYTASALLHGLSFHLGAVLLSLGFITYVEHVLRKRLAAIFSACILSRRCLNDCQHQNKKNVWVYGINLFFCALSIFHLTYLGSLFDLDAEDEKGYLASHTIQTWSELNWASHWVMLGCWIFYWLI